In a genomic window of Lacrimispora sp. BS-2:
- a CDS encoding beta-propeller fold lactonase family protein: MKGKYMAYVGSYSYNGQAKGITVYDVDVKEGRFIPRCEVEVDNSSYVIASNDGKTLYSIADEGIVSFRIHENGAITRLNSANIKGMRGCHLSTDAEDKYIFVSGYHDGKSTVLRLNKDGSVGEIVTGVFHKGLGSVAERNFRPHVSCTRRTPDGKFIMVADLGIDQVKIYRFNEKDEEMILVDALHCELESAPKCFRFSSDGRFFYLISELKNVIDVFTYETGERQPKIEKIQTVSTTGLKHSQLTAACSMRMSNDEKYLFCGNAGDNSVSVYKRDKGTGLLEALCCLPISGSYPKDICVLPDDKHIACINHETGSITFFTVDYGKGLLVMNGKEIKVNEPNSCVIVKVSN; encoded by the coding sequence ATGAAAGGCAAGTATATGGCTTATGTAGGTTCTTACTCCTACAACGGACAGGCAAAGGGAATTACCGTATACGATGTTGATGTGAAAGAGGGCCGTTTTATTCCGAGATGCGAGGTTGAAGTTGATAATTCTTCTTATGTGATCGCTTCTAATGATGGAAAGACCCTGTACTCCATCGCAGACGAAGGAATCGTATCCTTCCGCATTCATGAGAATGGGGCGATTACAAGACTTAATTCAGCAAATATAAAAGGAATGAGGGGCTGCCATTTGTCTACCGATGCAGAGGACAAGTATATCTTTGTATCAGGATATCATGATGGAAAGTCCACCGTGCTGCGGCTGAATAAGGATGGCTCTGTAGGAGAGATCGTAACCGGAGTGTTCCATAAGGGCCTTGGCAGCGTGGCGGAGAGAAATTTCCGTCCCCATGTAAGCTGTACCAGGAGAACTCCTGATGGGAAATTTATCATGGTGGCTGATTTGGGGATTGATCAGGTCAAAATTTACCGTTTTAATGAGAAGGATGAGGAAATGATCCTTGTGGATGCCCTGCACTGTGAGCTGGAATCCGCTCCCAAATGCTTCCGCTTCAGTTCTGACGGAAGGTTTTTCTATCTTATTTCCGAGTTAAAGAATGTGATCGACGTGTTCACCTATGAGACAGGGGAGCGCCAGCCAAAGATTGAGAAGATACAGACAGTTTCCACTACCGGACTCAAGCACAGCCAGCTTACTGCGGCTTGTTCCATGCGCATGTCCAATGATGAAAAGTATTTATTCTGCGGCAATGCCGGGGACAATTCCGTTTCTGTTTACAAGCGGGACAAGGGCACAGGGCTTTTAGAAGCCTTATGCTGTCTTCCCATAAGCGGCAGTTATCCCAAGGATATCTGCGTTTTACCGGATGATAAGCATATTGCTTGCATCAACCATGAGACAGGCAGTATCACCTTCTTTACGGTTGATTATGGGAAAGGGCTTCTGGTCATGAACGGCAAGGAAATCAAGGTCAATGAGCCCAATAGCTGCGTGATCGTAAAAGTAAGCAATTAA